In the Ctenopharyngodon idella isolate HZGC_01 chromosome 21, HZGC01, whole genome shotgun sequence genome, TATGTTAATGTGTTGTGAGAGATTTACCTTATAACAGAAGTAATGATctaaaacaactgaaaatacacagcaaaacatttttttttcatataatttttcaGTAAGAATATTGAAATATACTTTAAACAAGGTAAACTTACAAAATAGCATGAAATATGAAAGTTATTTTTATAACCTCATTAGCAATTTTTGATAGATAAACAGTCTAAACAGCGtaaggagaatgacaggggagagaaggaattgttgaataaagttatttttgttgtgtttttgcgctaaaaaagtattctcgtcgcttcataacattaaggttgaaccactgcagtcacgttgactattttaactatatttttacTACTTGTCTGGACATttaatgtggtaattacgttgctttctatgggggataaaaaaaacacctctcggatttgatcaaaaatatcttaatttgtgtcttatgggtttggaacaacatgagtaattaatgacagaaatttcatttttgggtgaaagtttatttttggtttatccttaaaacaaaacaaaaaaattgctaATGAGGCATTGTAAATTTATCTTGTTCTAAGGctgttaagatatttttactggaaaacaagccaaaaatactcatgggaaaaaaaaaagattttttttactaattgtatatatttggttttactatttttttttagtaatttttttttttaaataattcaatataTACACTAATATGGTGGTTTTCAGTGAGGGGCCCGGGGTCCACTAGGGGGGCTCAACAAAATTCCAAGGGggcctcaagatgacttaaaataatttcacaGGTTCACCTGTCCAACCAGTCTTAATAGTTAATGGTAAACGAACTTGGCATGCTGTCCTTAATTAAGCTCAAACCCAAGGCTTGGCTCAAGCTCCGAGCTCATCCCCCTTATAAAGGTACTACGTAGAGGGAAAATgagagaaatagaggaggagatgaGGAGGTGGTGGGATGCCGGAAGAATTGTCGCTGGGACGGCGCAATGACTGCTGCGTATAAACGTTTGTAATGATGATTAACAGGACTTAATGattaggctcctcccgaacctaAGTTTGGAACTTCATTTAAAATATGGCAAAACAAGtgttaaaacaactaaaaatcaagaCATTTCTTAGTattcccagacagcaacatagtgtgggCCGGAACTGGGCCGACAATATGTTGCTGTCCGGGTTTggttatttttataatgaatgtaCATctttctacactctaaaaaaagatGGTTCTTTGAAGGTTCTTTACATGTAGTAacagttctatatagaactgcATGATCCTGAAGAACCCTTTACATGCCGAAATGGTTCTTTGTGTTAGAGTTTAGGGTTCTTACTGGTTTTCTGGAGCTTAGCTATTCAATTACATAGTCTGTCAACACACTCTTAACAGGTAAatgatttctttcttaaaatgtctacaaatttTAACTTTCAAATTGTAACTGGTTTCCTACCAATCACCTTTATCACACTATTGAGGTCCTATAGCACTttctttaaatattgttgtggacagTGGAGGGGCCTTGAAGTCAAAGAGGTCCACTGCACTAACACAATTTATCCACATTCGATTCTAAAGGAACCTCTAATTTTTGTGCCACGCAGCTGACAGGTGCTCTGTGTTGTCGTTTCACGTGACGGAGGGCAGCACAGTGATTTTGTCATGTCATTACTCAGTGAAGCACCATGGCCTCAGCCACGTCTGCTGGGGACGGGATTGTGGAACGTTCTGGTGCAACGACATCATCGTACAAACAGATGAGTATGGCGTTATCTCCAAAGTCTCCGACAGGTACAGGCTCATTGGAGACGTTCTGTCAGGACAAATGGACCTTGGGATCCaaagaatacagaaggcggaCAGTGGGCCGTACTGCTGTAGAGTAGACATAGAAGGATTTTTCAATGATAAGAAGGTGTCCTACACATTGAGAGTCATGAAAGGCAAGTCATACAGATGCTTTAAATTTGAAGAGCAACATTTGAAGAGCTTCATATTTGAATAAATCTTCATGTATGTTCATTTCTGAAGCCCCAACGACTGTGCCTCCAACAACCACAACCCAGATTACTACAGAACCACAGGACACGCAGACAGGtgagagggttttttttaatgcaagacACTATAGGGTAcatatcttaaaggattagctcacttctgaatgaaaattccctgataatttactcaaccccatgtcatccaagatgttcatgtctttctttcttcagtcgaaaagaaattaaggtttttgaggaaaacattccaggatttttctccatatagtggactttaacagggttcaacaggttgaaggtccaaatttcagtttcagtgcagcttcaaaggactctacatgatcccagacgaggaataagggtcttgtctagcgaaacgattttAGCGAAAGGgcgtttggcttaatctttgcacattcgctttgtagacactttgtagacactggatcggtactttcgcctacgtcacgcatgacctttgtaacatgattacgtcatgtgtgtggatcacagagcagtgcaagacgagcatttgtggttaaaaagtatataaatttttaggtttttttagaaaatggccgatcgtttcgctagagaATACCCTTATTCCTGgactgggatcgtgtagagtcctttgaagctgcattgaaactgtaatttggaccttcaacccgttgtaccccagtgaagtccactatatggagaaaaatcctggaatgttttcctcaaaaaccttaatttattttcgactgaagaaagaaagacataaacatcttggatgacatgggggtgagtaaattatcaggaaattttcattcagaagggaactaatcctttaagaaatgCTTTGTATTAAAAGTATGTGAAATGTTATGTGTAAATATGCATTATGTAGTTATTTGCATAAATCTCCAGAACAGAAATATGAACATTAGATGAAGCCAGGTTCAAAATGTGTTGACAAGGTTTTGACAGAGGTAATTTTGGATATcttttttatcactccataaatcagaaaatattgTCAACAGCCAGGAAAAAATTCACCCTATTTTAGGAAACAATTGATATAGAAATCATGATGAACaaacccctctgtaaaaaccttcagaatatagatagaaataaaactgcaaagtttggtgtatgtaagtgCTAATGAAGGGTTGTTTCTTTCTCAGAACAGGAGaaataaaaactcattttgagaaaatggtTTTAAAGATATGTATTGTCATTAAATTCTACAGATGAAAATAGAACATGTTTAatcaaaaacttaaattttggatgtttttttttcaactagtctgaaagaagacaagTTATAGAAGCAAACTTGcccaaaatatcaaaattgaccagtgcatgaaaaaacaatgCTTTTGGCTGTGACTTGCCTTAACAAAATCATTTCTGCTGACTGTTTTTAACAGCTAATTCCGTTATACTTGATTTACACAGTAAGTGTCATCTAAATTTTTCCTTAGACAAACCACAATACATGATGAATCACCAGTTGCATTTCAGTTCTTTTTTCTACTCATGAGAGTTCATTAGAGACCACATAGTGCAGCAACTCAAATGTCACAGACCCTTGTGGGTAGAGATAATGCTTCTGTAACTGGCATTAGCAGCAAAAGCGATTTCCTGTGTTTCGCTCTGAATTTCATAGTGTCATCGCAGCCAGATCAGTCCAGAGGAGCAGATTCATCATTCTCTGACATTTCCTGGCAGAATGTCACACATGTGCATTCTGGGGCTATGGTGAGTTACTGGTGCTCTGGCAAAACATGAACATATTTTATAATAGTACTCCCTCTAtacacaatattatatatatatatatatacacagtatctcacaaaagtgagtacacccctcacatttcagcaaccattttagtatatcttctcaagcgacaatactatagaaatgaaaattggatatactttagagtagtcaatgtgctgcttgtatagcagtacagatttactgtcctctaaaaataactcaacatacagccattattgtctaaataactggcaacaaaagtgagtacaccctaagtgaacatgtcaaaactgtgtccaaagtgtcaatattttgtgtgagcactattgttatttagcactgcctttATCCCcctgggcatggagttcaccagagctgcacaggctgttgctgggatcctcttccactcctccataatgacatcacggagctggtggatgttagacacatggcgcttctccaccttccgcttgaggatgccccacaggtgctcaaatAAGGTTTAGGtgtggagacatacttggccactccatcgccttcaccttcagcttcctcagcaaggcagttgtcattttggcagtgtgtttggggtcgttatcatgttggaaaactgccgttcggcccagtttctgaagggatggcatcatgttctgcttcagaatgtcacagtacatgttggaatccatgtttccctcaattAAGCGCAGTTCCCCAgtcccagcagcactcatgcagccccagactatgatgctaccaccaccatgcttgactgtaggcaagacacaattttcttggtactcctcaccagggcGTTGCAAaacatgctggacaccatcttagccaaacaagtttatcttagtctcatcagaccacaggacatggttccagtaatttaTGGTCTTGGACAGATTGTCTTCAGcgaactgtttgcgggctttcttgtgagccagcttcagaagaggcttctttctgggacgacagccatgcaaaccgacttgctgcagtgtgcggcgtatagtctgagcactgacaagctgaccttctGCTTCcgcaacctctaaagcaatgctggcagcactcatgcgtctgtttgaagccagcttctgcacctgatgCACAGCACGAGGACTCAACTACTTTGATCGACCCTTGCGGggcctgttccgagtggaacccttcttggaaaacctctgtatgaccctggccactgtgctgtaactcagtttcagagTGTTACTGATCTTCCTATAGCCTgggccatctttgtggagagcaacaattctaattctcaaatcctcagagagttctttgccatgaggtgccatgttgaacatccagtggtcaatatgagagaattgtactcaaagcaccaaattttaactgctctaatatAAGATACGCAAATTTGTATGGTCCTATCAAGCAgacaaaacatgaacatgatgaataggacatggtTTGCATGGTTAAAACATGTAGAGCTGTTAttacttagggtgtactcacttttgttgccagttatttagacaataatggcagtatgttgagttattttcagaagacagtaaatctgtactactatacaagcagcacattgactactctaaaatatatacaagtttcatttctatagtattgtcccttgagaagatatactaaaatagttgctgaaatgtgaggggtgtactcacttttgtgagatactgtatatatatatatatatatatatatatatatatatatacagacgtggacaaaattgttggtacccttagtaaatatgatcaaagatgattaaataaatctgcattgttaatccttttgatctttaattcataaaattaacaaaaatctaacctttcattgaaggaaaagaactGAAAGTGGGGaggaaatcacattatgaaataaatgtttttctccaaaacatgttggccacaattatgggcacccctagaatttttttatgagtaaaatatatatatatacatatatataagtatattcccattcatatttacattttttagcacaccagggtgatcatgaacatgaaattgacCAGCcgtgacttcctgttccacaggagtataaacatgaggaaacacaaaggccaaattcccttaatcattcatcacaatgagtaaaaccaaagaatatagttctgatgtgcagcaaaagattgttgagcttcacaaaatagaaagtggctgtaagaaaaaagctaacgcattgaaaatccccatttccactatcagggcaataattaagaagttccaatcaactaaagatgttacaaatctgcctggaagaggacctgtgtctaaatcgtcctaatgcgcggtgaggaggaaagtttgagtggccaaagactctccaaggatcacagctggagaattgcagagattagttgagtcttgagtctcagaaagcctaaaaaaatgatcaaacagcacctacatccccacaagttgtttgggagggtttcaagaaaaatcttctgctctcatccagtaacaatctccagcatattcagttgtcagacacgactggaacttcaaatgggaccgtcagatgaaacaaaaaaaaagctttttggcagcaaacccaccagatgggtttggtgcacacatggataaaaagtaccccatgcccacggttaaatatactgctggatctttaatgttgtgggcctatttttctgctggaggtcctggacatcttgttcagatacatggtatcatggattctacaaataccaacagataaaaatcaaaacctgaccacttctgctagaaatccaataatgggccatggttggatcttccatcatgACAATTATCCAAAACAAAGATCAAAactgtcactgagcacaaaatgaagtttCTGCCATGGttgtcccagtcccctgacctgaaccataaagaaaatgagtggagtgaactgaagaaaagaagcaccaacatggagttgggaatctgaaggatctggagagattctgtatgaaggaatggtctctgatctcttgtcaggtgttctccaaactcatcaggtaTTATAgttgaagactcagagctgttatcttggcaaaaggaggttgcaaaaagcattgaataaaagggtgccaataattgtggccaacgtgttttggagaaaaacatttatttcataatgtcaTTTTCCctccactttcaattctttttcttcaatgaaaggtcagatttttgctaattttatgaattaaaaatcaaaaggataaacaatgcagatttacagtatctcacagaagtaagtacacccctcacatttttgtaaatattttattatatcttttcatgtgacaacactgaagaaattacactttgctacattgtaaagtagtgagtgtacagcttgtataacagtgtaaatttgctgtcccctcaaaataactcaacacacagccattaatgtctaaaccgctggccacaaaagtgagtacacccctaagtaaaaatgtccaaattgggcccaattagccattttctctccccgatGTCATGTGaccgttagtgttacaaggtctcaggtgtgaatggggagcaggtgtgttaatttggtgttatcgctctcactctctcatactggtcactggttcaacatggcaccttatggcaaagaactctctgaggatctgaaaaaaagaattgtagCTCTACATAAAGATTGCGTAGgttataagaagattgccaagaccctgaaactgagctgcagcatggtggccaagaccatacagcggtttaacaggacaggttccactcagatcAGGCCtcaccatggtcgaccaaagaagttgagtgcacgtgctcagcgtcatatccagaggttgtgtttgggaaatagacgtatgagtgctgccagcattgctgcagggGTTGaaggggtcagcctgtcagtgctcagaccatacgccgcacactgcatcaaattggtctgcatggctgtcgtcccagaaggaagcctcttctaaagatgatgcacaagaaagcctgcaaacagtttgctgaagacaagcaaactaaggacatggattactggaaccatgtcctgtgatctgagaccaagataaacttatttggttcagatggtgtaaAGCGtatgtggcggcaaccaggtgaggagtacaaagacaagtgtgtcttgcctacagtcaagcatggaggtgggagtgtcatggtctggggctgcatgagtgctgccggcactggggagctacagttcattgagggaaccatgaatgccaacatgtactgtgacatactgaagcagagcatgatcccctcccttaggagactgggccacagggcagtattcgaacatgataatgaccccaaacacacctccaagaccaCCACTGCCTTtctaaagaatgtctccagacctaaaccctattgagcatctgtggggcatcctcaaacggaaggtggaggagcgcaaggtctctaacatccaccagctccgtgatgttgtcatggaggagtggaagaggcctccagtggcaacctgtgaagctctggtgaactccatgcccaagagggttaagggagtgctggaaaataatggtggccaaaatattgacactttgggcccaatttggacattttcacttaggggtgtactcacttttgtggccagcggtttagacattaatggctgtgtgttgagttattttgaggggacagcaaatttacactgttatacaagctgtacactcactactttacattgtagcaaagtgtaacttcttcagtgttgtcacatgaaaagatataataaaacatttacaaaaatgtgaggggtgtactcacttctgtgagatactgtatttttacagtcatctttgatcatatttatcataggtaccaacaattttgtccacgtctgtatacatacagtcaaaccaaaaattattatatttttgatatttttgatttgGGTGCAGagc is a window encoding:
- the timd4 gene encoding T-cell immunoglobulin and mucin domain-containing protein 4 isoform X1, with amino-acid sequence MAAPPRLSVLRWILLLTISADRCSVLSFHVTEGSTVILSCHYSVKHHGLSHVCWGRDCGTFWCNDIIVQTDEYGVISKVSDRYRLIGDVLSGQMDLGIQRIQKADSGPYCCRVDIEGFFNDKKVSYTLRVMKAPTTVPPTTTTQITTEPQDTQTVSSQPDQSRGADSSFSDISWQNVTHVHSGAMMEEPISRITLQINIPVLSLSLSLLLLLLGALALLTIKRGLYGKAFDSGCFSKEPRHIIYEIRTRRPVEENIYTLE
- the timd4 gene encoding T-cell immunoglobulin and mucin domain-containing protein 4 isoform X2, whose protein sequence is MAAPPRLSVLRWILLLTISVKHHGLSHVCWGRDCGTFWCNDIIVQTDEYGVISKVSDRYRLIGDVLSGQMDLGIQRIQKADSGPYCCRVDIEGFFNDKKVSYTLRVMKAPTTVPPTTTTQITTEPQDTQTVSSQPDQSRGADSSFSDISWQNVTHVHSGAMMEEPISRITLQINIPVLSLSLSLLLLLLGALALLTIKRGLYGKAFDSGCFSKEPRHIIYEIRTRRPVEENIYTLE